One part of the Enterococcus sp. DIV1094 genome encodes these proteins:
- a CDS encoding ABC transporter ATP-binding protein, producing the protein MSLNIEHVTGGYGHLPVLKDISFTVQPGEMVGLIGLNGAGKSTTIKHIIGLLQPTKGKIEINQLTLKKDVESYRKQIGYIPETPSLYEELTLKEHIEVTAMAYDIPMDVAMKRADKLLQTFRLSNRLEWFPANFSKGMKQKVMILCAFLIEPSLYIIDEPFLGLDPLAINALLELMVEMKNEGSGILMSTHILATAEKYCDRFVVLHEGEIRADGTLAELQVAFQMPEASLDEIYIALTKEQGYE; encoded by the coding sequence ATGAGTTTAAATATTGAACATGTTACAGGTGGTTATGGACATTTACCTGTTTTGAAAGATATCAGTTTTACCGTTCAGCCAGGAGAGATGGTTGGATTGATCGGGTTGAATGGCGCCGGAAAAAGTACAACGATCAAACATATCATTGGTTTGTTGCAACCGACGAAAGGGAAAATCGAAATCAATCAATTAACTCTAAAAAAGGATGTTGAAAGCTATCGTAAGCAAATTGGGTATATTCCTGAAACACCTTCATTATATGAAGAACTTACGTTAAAAGAACACATCGAAGTGACGGCTATGGCCTATGATATTCCAATGGATGTTGCGATGAAACGGGCAGACAAGTTGTTACAGACATTTCGTTTGTCCAACCGTTTAGAGTGGTTTCCTGCCAATTTTTCAAAAGGGATGAAACAAAAAGTCATGATTCTGTGTGCTTTTTTGATTGAGCCATCATTGTATATCATTGACGAACCGTTTCTCGGTCTGGATCCACTGGCAATCAATGCGTTGCTGGAATTGATGGTTGAAATGAAAAATGAAGGATCAGGTATTTTGATGTCTACGCATATTTTAGCAACTGCTGAAAAATATTGTGATCGTTTTGTCGTTCTCCATGAAGGAGAAATCCGAGCAGATGGCACGTTGGCAGAGTTACAAGTTGCTTTTCAGATGCCAGAAGCGTCACTAGATGAAATCTACATCGCGCTGACGAAGGAGCAAGGTTATGAGTGA
- a CDS encoding YtxH domain-containing protein, whose product MVKNFLKGLAFGAVTGAAAGLLFAPRSGNETREKLIEELDEATELTNELNNSLNHFKQALSETKRTAETVIPTFQESIEKDIENFKFQAEPRVMQIQEQAEKLSSHFPESLTDVQ is encoded by the coding sequence ATGGTTAAAAATTTTCTAAAAGGACTAGCTTTCGGTGCCGTTACCGGTGCCGCAGCTGGATTATTATTTGCCCCGCGGAGTGGAAATGAAACAAGAGAAAAATTGATTGAAGAATTAGATGAAGCAACGGAATTGACCAACGAATTAAATAACAGTTTGAATCATTTTAAACAAGCGTTATCCGAAACAAAAAGAACAGCTGAAACCGTTATTCCAACTTTTCAAGAATCGATTGAAAAAGACATTGAAAATTTTAAATTTCAAGCTGAGCCACGAGTTATGCAGATTCAAGAGCAAGCAGAAAAACTGTCTTCGCATTTCCCTGAATCCTTGACAGACGTGCAATAA
- a CDS encoding HD domain-containing protein gives MKKIRELVVDEQFEQFVLIKNADVRIAKNGKKFIAFTFQDTSGTIDGKYWDASEDEIKKFTPGTVVFLNGKREVYQGNPQVKILHMRLTRVDEPSDPSLYMERAPLKKEEMEEEINQLLFEITNAHWNRIVRYLLNKYQKQFFEYPAAKRNHHAFASGLAFHTVSMLHLGKAIADEYPELNRPLLYAGIILHDLGKVIELSGSMATEYTLAGNLVGHLVLVDEEITKACLALKISEDEEDVLILRHMVLSHHGLLEYGSPVRPRIMEAEVLHQIDTIDASMQMMTTAIRQTEPGKYTDRIFGLDNRSFYVPKQK, from the coding sequence GTGAAAAAAATACGTGAATTAGTCGTTGATGAACAATTCGAGCAATTTGTTTTGATCAAAAATGCAGATGTCAGAATCGCTAAAAATGGCAAGAAATTTATCGCTTTTACGTTTCAAGATACATCAGGAACGATCGATGGTAAATATTGGGATGCGTCAGAAGATGAAATCAAAAAATTTACGCCGGGAACAGTCGTCTTTTTAAATGGTAAACGAGAGGTCTATCAAGGGAATCCTCAAGTAAAGATCTTGCACATGCGTTTAACGAGAGTCGATGAACCAAGTGATCCAAGTTTGTACATGGAACGAGCGCCATTGAAAAAAGAAGAAATGGAAGAAGAAATCAATCAATTGTTATTTGAAATCACAAATGCACATTGGAATCGTATCGTGCGTTACTTATTAAACAAATATCAAAAACAATTTTTTGAATATCCCGCAGCGAAACGAAATCATCACGCCTTTGCTAGTGGCTTAGCATTCCATACCGTATCAATGTTGCATTTAGGTAAAGCAATCGCAGATGAATATCCTGAGTTGAATCGACCGTTACTTTATGCAGGGATCATCCTACACGATTTAGGGAAAGTGATTGAATTATCTGGTTCAATGGCAACAGAATACACGTTAGCCGGTAATTTAGTAGGACATTTAGTTTTAGTGGATGAAGAAATCACGAAGGCTTGTTTAGCATTGAAAATCAGCGAAGATGAAGAGGATGTACTGATTTTGCGTCATATGGTGCTATCACATCATGGGTTACTTGAATATGGTTCACCCGTTCGTCCTAGGATCATGGAAGCTGAAGTTTTACATCAAATCGACACGATCGATGCTTCGATGCAAATGATGACTACTGCGATTCGTCAAACAGAGCCAGGAAAGTATACGGATCGGATATTTGGCTTAGATAATCGTAGTTTTTATGTACCAAAACAAAAATGA
- a CDS encoding peptidylprolyl isomerase, protein MKKKKIILAATSALAILTLAACSGGGDTNKDIVTMKGGTITVADFYEKAKSESANQQLLQQMVIYDVFNSKYSDKVSDKEVDAEFDKTKETYGDSFESQLEAAGFTEESYKDFLRNNLVFKAGIESHVKLTDEDLKKTWETFHPEVEAQIIKVASEDEAKEVKKSADDGKDFEELAKEKSTDTTKDDGGNIKFDSETQTVPAEVKEAAFKLKDGEISDVITATNTSTYATEYYVVKMVKNQDKGNDMDKFKDQLEEIATQAKVNDSEFTTKVIGEELKEANVKIKDDAFQNILTPFTTATTNTTSTEDSATESSETKTSETKSTDSTEASETEQSTTESTNE, encoded by the coding sequence ATGAAAAAGAAAAAAATAATTTTAGCTGCGACAAGTGCGTTAGCTATTCTAACACTAGCAGCTTGTTCTGGTGGCGGGGATACAAATAAGGATATCGTAACCATGAAAGGCGGTACGATCACCGTCGCTGATTTTTATGAGAAAGCAAAATCTGAATCAGCAAACCAACAATTACTTCAACAAATGGTCATCTATGATGTATTTAACAGTAAATACAGCGATAAAGTATCTGATAAAGAAGTAGATGCTGAATTCGATAAAACGAAAGAAACTTACGGCGATAGCTTCGAGTCACAATTAGAAGCAGCTGGTTTTACTGAAGAAAGCTACAAAGACTTCCTTCGCAACAACCTTGTCTTCAAAGCAGGGATTGAATCTCACGTAAAATTGACAGACGAAGACTTGAAGAAAACTTGGGAAACATTCCATCCAGAAGTAGAAGCACAAATCATCAAAGTTGCTAGTGAAGACGAAGCAAAAGAAGTGAAGAAATCAGCTGACGACGGCAAAGATTTCGAAGAGCTAGCAAAAGAAAAATCAACTGATACAACAAAAGACGATGGTGGGAACATCAAGTTTGATTCAGAAACACAAACTGTTCCAGCAGAAGTCAAAGAAGCTGCTTTCAAACTTAAAGACGGTGAGATCTCAGATGTGATCACTGCAACAAACACTTCTACTTATGCTACAGAATACTATGTCGTGAAAATGGTCAAAAACCAAGATAAAGGTAACGACATGGATAAATTCAAAGATCAATTAGAAGAAATTGCGACTCAAGCAAAAGTAAATGACAGTGAATTTACAACAAAAGTAATCGGTGAAGAACTAAAAGAAGCAAATGTGAAAATCAAAGATGACGCATTCCAAAACATCTTGACACCATTTACTACAGCTACAACAAATACAACTTCAACTGAAGACTCAGCAACAGAAAGCTCTGAAACAAAGACTTCTGAAACAAAATCTACTGATTCTACTGAAGCATCAGAAACAGAGCAAAGCACAACTGAATCTACAAACGAATAA
- a CDS encoding HIT domain-containing protein has protein sequence MDNCIFCKIIKQEIPSYKIYEDEKIYAFLDISQSTKGHTLIIPKEHVTDIFEYNEELASDVFARIPKIARSIEKAFPEMEGLNIINNNRELAYQTVFHSHIHLIPRYSKQDDFSIHFGNHQADYTAEEMTAIQEQIKEQVMKHG, from the coding sequence ATGGACAATTGTATATTTTGTAAAATCATCAAACAAGAAATCCCGAGCTACAAGATCTATGAAGATGAAAAAATCTATGCGTTCTTAGATATTTCTCAATCAACTAAAGGTCACACGTTGATTATTCCTAAAGAACACGTCACTGATATCTTTGAATACAATGAAGAATTGGCGAGTGATGTTTTTGCTCGCATTCCCAAAATCGCTCGTTCGATCGAAAAAGCATTTCCTGAAATGGAGGGGTTGAATATTATCAACAATAATCGTGAATTAGCTTATCAGACCGTTTTCCATTCCCATATCCATTTGATTCCGCGCTATAGCAAACAAGATGATTTCTCCATCCACTTTGGGAACCATCAAGCAGATTATACAGCAGAAGAGATGACTGCCATCCAAGAGCAAATCAAAGAGCAGGTGATGAAGCATGGTTAA
- a CDS encoding ATP-binding protein encodes MNILKIEIAAFGKWRQQTFDFSSGNQLIYGENEAGKSTIYQFIQAILFGFPSKGKKKKDYTPRDGSAYGGKIWLEHPIHGEIYVERYKQQNRGKAKVTFNGQSGSDELLEKLLSPLTKELFKQVFTFQQEQLSELAHLTEKELHDALISLGITGSSHVFQKRQEYYQSADKLFKRKGQKLVINQRLNEWKYLQEKIRQKQEQEAIYSEWIMEEQRLAEQQQLLLHEIEQVDQKLTLYHQQELNFSLYEEWQSLKNSMLAEVPDESLIQDLEVFTKRYQQMNERLEELEASLERHSGMDQQSARYYFYLEQEQELKALQQKQFSTEQLMSEWQRLQVETRETESELKVLEQRWRWDRLQRPQEFLEDEEWRSLYTMSQQLNDQYNQLAIRFDIVKEQQQTLEAEINDLEVAHPLLIQARPIQEKPEKQSFLKFYLGAVVLAVVGLFLPMPWKILGPLLALGVVGYPLTRKNAKTTTDQGLPEIKGKWQEKLGQLDIVLAQLEEINQTINENKRKRQNLAQAVADFAYTHSLGSMNTVETMKNDGQEVTDYQKLFAVFQKKQEREREIQEQLLQIEGAFDLAKEWLPLQHQSLSEKMDLLATFIQEMEQMKYARSYQQNTLLKQEINALKKKQKMWLEEHKEQFIAANLSYPSEVPIFLQKAEKTKQQQARFEELNQILSPIFKHTITYGQLQTQLARESERLQELKREESTKSEQRQRLQLQIEGLQQDGTLDELYQQESLQKAQLQALFEEWGGLVIAGTFLGDLSTELSERQLPQLLKLAGDYLSVLTDRQYQEISLKNDTLTLMNGTDEFPIYELSTGTKDQMIMAMRFAYLALEAKRAICPVIIDDGWLHYDHKRKYRLAKLLAEFSKTYQVICLSSDQEMVSYYHELEQSVRKLEGANSEKNT; translated from the coding sequence ATCCTATCCATGGAGAAATCTATGTTGAAAGGTATAAGCAACAGAATCGAGGGAAAGCGAAGGTCACGTTCAATGGTCAAAGTGGGAGCGATGAACTCTTGGAAAAACTACTATCACCTTTGACAAAGGAGTTGTTCAAACAGGTTTTTACGTTTCAACAAGAGCAACTAAGTGAACTCGCCCACTTAACAGAAAAAGAATTGCATGATGCGCTGATCTCATTAGGAATCACTGGAAGTTCACATGTCTTTCAAAAAAGACAAGAATATTATCAATCAGCAGATAAGCTGTTTAAGCGAAAAGGGCAAAAATTAGTGATCAATCAGCGTCTGAATGAATGGAAATACCTCCAAGAAAAGATTCGGCAGAAGCAAGAGCAAGAGGCGATCTATAGTGAATGGATCATGGAAGAGCAACGGCTGGCAGAACAACAACAGCTCTTATTGCATGAAATCGAACAAGTTGATCAAAAACTTACCTTATATCATCAACAAGAATTGAATTTTTCTTTATATGAAGAATGGCAATCACTGAAAAATAGTATGCTGGCAGAAGTACCAGATGAATCATTGATACAAGACTTAGAAGTATTTACCAAGCGTTATCAACAAATGAATGAACGTCTGGAGGAACTCGAGGCTTCCTTAGAACGACATAGTGGAATGGATCAGCAATCTGCACGCTATTATTTCTACTTAGAGCAAGAACAAGAACTAAAAGCACTCCAACAAAAGCAATTTTCCACTGAGCAATTAATGAGTGAATGGCAAAGACTGCAAGTAGAAACGAGAGAAACCGAGTCTGAATTGAAAGTCTTAGAACAGCGTTGGCGTTGGGATCGATTGCAACGACCACAAGAATTTCTTGAAGATGAAGAGTGGCGATCTTTGTATACGATGTCGCAACAATTAAACGATCAATACAATCAGTTAGCGATTCGTTTTGATATTGTGAAGGAACAGCAGCAAACGCTAGAAGCAGAGATCAATGACTTAGAAGTTGCCCACCCGCTGTTGATTCAAGCAAGACCAATTCAAGAAAAACCAGAAAAGCAGTCCTTTTTGAAATTTTATCTTGGTGCTGTAGTGCTAGCTGTAGTGGGCTTATTCTTACCTATGCCATGGAAAATCTTAGGGCCGTTGCTTGCTTTAGGAGTGGTTGGCTATCCATTGACTCGTAAAAACGCGAAGACAACGACTGATCAAGGATTACCAGAAATCAAAGGGAAATGGCAAGAGAAACTAGGACAACTGGATATCGTATTGGCACAATTAGAAGAAATCAATCAAACGATCAATGAGAACAAACGTAAGCGACAAAACTTGGCACAAGCAGTTGCTGATTTTGCGTATACTCATTCATTAGGGTCGATGAATACGGTTGAAACGATGAAAAATGATGGCCAAGAAGTAACAGATTACCAAAAACTTTTTGCTGTTTTTCAAAAGAAACAAGAACGGGAACGAGAAATCCAAGAACAGCTCTTACAGATAGAAGGGGCATTTGACCTAGCAAAAGAGTGGTTACCACTCCAACATCAATCACTTTCTGAAAAAATGGATCTGTTAGCAACGTTTATCCAAGAAATGGAACAAATGAAGTATGCTAGAAGCTATCAACAAAATACTTTATTGAAACAAGAAATCAACGCCCTGAAAAAGAAACAAAAAATGTGGTTGGAAGAACACAAGGAGCAGTTTATTGCGGCGAACCTTTCTTATCCGTCAGAAGTACCGATCTTTTTACAAAAAGCGGAAAAAACGAAACAACAACAAGCCCGTTTTGAAGAACTGAATCAGATCCTTTCACCAATATTTAAACACACGATAACTTACGGACAGTTACAAACTCAGCTTGCTCGTGAATCCGAACGTTTACAAGAACTAAAACGAGAAGAAAGTACGAAGAGTGAACAACGCCAACGATTGCAGCTGCAAATCGAGGGTCTACAACAAGATGGAACATTAGATGAGTTGTACCAGCAAGAGAGTTTGCAAAAAGCGCAACTACAAGCCTTGTTTGAGGAGTGGGGAGGCTTGGTGATTGCGGGGACATTTTTAGGTGATCTTTCAACGGAATTAAGTGAGAGACAGCTACCTCAGTTACTTAAATTAGCTGGTGATTATCTCAGTGTCCTTACTGACAGACAATACCAAGAAATAAGCTTGAAAAATGATACATTGACGCTAATGAATGGTACGGATGAGTTTCCGATCTATGAACTCTCAACAGGAACAAAGGACCAGATGATCATGGCGATGCGGTTTGCTTATCTTGCTTTGGAAGCCAAACGAGCGATTTGTCCAGTGATCATTGATGATGGTTGGCTACACTACGATCATAAGAGAAAATATCGTTTAGCTAAATTATTAGCTGAATTTAGTAAAACCTATCAAGTAATCTGCTTGTCTTCTGACCAAGAAATGGTAAGCTATTATCATGAGCTAGAACAATCTGTGAGAAAGTTAGAAGGTGCAAATAGTGAAAAAAATACGTGA